From the Scyliorhinus canicula chromosome 4, sScyCan1.1, whole genome shotgun sequence genome, the window GGTCATattaaaaaaacagattatcacAGAAATGCAAGCCATGCACATTTTGCATACATTTGGCTGATTATATTTTTGACTGGACAACCAAAAATGCAAGATTGACGCAATTATTTTCGAGACATCCTAGCTTTAAGGAATGCTCAAAAATCCGATTGGATGTTTGCGAGCATTTTTCTATCCACCAACCAGAAGCTACGGTGTGCCTGGAGATCGAGCCGGCCCCTTTCCCTTCCCATCTAGCATTGCACAGTTGCAGCCACAGTCCATTCTGAAACCTGGAGCCGCGCAGCATTCTGAGCGGCATTTACACGCGAAACCAGTGCTGATTTTTCCGATTTGTAAGAAGATCGACAAATAAGCAATGAGCAGATTTTAAAACGCACTGGTGCATTAGTTTAATGCGTTACTTCCATGAGGGATCGTACATTAATTGGAACGAATTGTCGAATCGAGTTGTGGCGCTGAAACAGTTGGGATGCTTTGTGCTGGAAATGCGATATTATAAAGGACACTGGCTGATAAAATGGTCACTGTTGTACTGTGCATTCTCCTTCTGGGATTCCATTTCTTGTCAGATTCGCTATTCAATTCCCGAAGAACTGCAACTCGGCGCCTTTGTTGGGAATATCGCAGATGATTTGGGTTTAAATGTGAAGGAGCTCTCAACTCGGATTTTTCGAATTGTGCCCGGGCCCAGGAAACAGCATTTCGACCTAAATTTGAACAATGGTGAGCTCCTTCTGAAGGAATATATAGACCGAGAAGAACTGTGCGGGTCAAGCACGACGTGCGTGATAAATTTGGAAACAGTGATTGAAAACCCGTTTAGTCTGTACGATGTTGAAGTTGAAATTCTAGATGTAAATGATAACGCACCGGCTTTCCCAAAAAAACAATTCCGCTTTGAAATCTCCGAAGCGACGTCACCAGGAACTCGCTATGCCCTTCAGCGCGCCCACGATCCAGACGTAGGAACCAACTCATTGCAATCCTATCAACTTGATGCAAACGAATATTTTGCTTTAAATGTGGAAAGTCGAAACGGGAATGAAGACATGCCTGTGTTAGTGTTAAAGGGGTCACTGGATAGAGAAAAGACATCGAGTCACAGGTTAGTGCTGATTGCCAAAGACGGAGGGGTCCCGGAGCGATCCGGGTCTGCTCAGATAATAATCAGTGTAAAAGATGCAAATGACAACACTCCTGTGTTCTCCCGGCCAGTTTACAACATCAGCCTGTTAGAGGACGCACCCAAAGGAGCATTGGTAATAAAGTTAAATGCCACTGATTTGGATCACGGTCTCAATGGGGAGATTCTGTACTCTTTTAGTAACCATGCCTCCGGTAGGGTCCGTGAGTTGTTTGGTTTGGATTCCAAAACTGGTGAAATCAGAGTCAGGGGAGACTTAAACAATGAAGAGAAGAGTGTTTTTGAGATAAATGTGCAGGCAACAGATAGGGGACTTTCTGGAATTCCTGCTTATTGTCATGTGTTGGTTCATGTTGTGGATGTCAATGATAATGCCCCAGAAGTGACTGTTGCGACATTGTTCAGTCCAGTTCCTGAAAACTCAGTACCCGGGACAGTTGTAGCTCTGATTAGTGCAACAGATAAAGATTCAGGAGAAAATGGGCGGGTAGAATGTCAAGTCACAGAAGACCTCCCCTTTCAACTCGATTCATCGTCCAAGAAATATTTAACATTGCGCACAAAACAGATGCTTGATCGTGAAAATGTCTCCAGGTATGAAGTCAGAGTTCTGTGCAGTGATTCGGGATCTCCTCCTCTCACATCTGAGAAAGTCATCCTAGTGGAAGTCTCGGATATAAATGACAATGCGCCACGCTTTTCGCAACCTTTATATACAGCTTATGTGACGGAGAACAATGTTATTGGGGCATCTATATTTTCAGTGACAGCTTTTGATCCAGATTTAAACAGGAACTCTCGACTAAACTATTCCATTCAACCGACACAAGTACAGGGCGAGTCAGTATTTAATTACGTCCACATCCAATCAGAAACGGGAACAATATTTTCTCAAAAATCTTTTGACTACGAGAGACTCAAACATTTTCAGTTTGAAGTTCACGTTACGGACACTGGAGTCCCATCACTATCCAGCACCGTCTCTGCAGAGGTAGTTATCCTTGATCAGAATGACAATGCCCCTGTAATCGTACATCCATTGCCTGACTATGGAACTACAATAACAGAGACTGTATCTCGATTTGCAGAACCAGGCTATCTAGTTGCCAAGGTATCGGCCACAGATGCCGACTCTGGTCAGAACGCACACCTCTCTTATCAGATTCTCCAGACTACTGATCCGGGACTGTTTACCATTTCACCTGATACAGGTGAAATTTGGACTATCCGTGGTATTATGAGTAAAGATGTTTTAAAACATAGGTTGGTTATCGCTGCTAAAGACAGCGGTTCCCCACCACTTTCAGCTACAATGACAATTATCTTATCACTGACAGACGGCGGTGCGGAAATGCTTTCTGAAGTGAGCAGCTTGGCAGAAGGTTCTGGTcctgttggtgacatcagttatTTCTTAGTTATATCGTTAGGGATAACCTCATCGATTTTCCTCGTCGTTTTAATAGTCCTCGCCCTTACGCTTCACAAAAACAGAAACATGCTTGGTGCACGAAATGGATATGCAAGCGCGTGCTGTTGCCTAGAAACACGAAATTCCATGAATGGAATCCAAAAAGCCAGTAGAAATCTTGGAATAGTTCCGAACTATGTCGAAGTATTTGGAGGTGATCCACTTTCCCAAAGTTTCCGCTATGACACGTGTTCATCTTCAGGTACAGCCCAGAGAGACGCCATGTTTTCTAACAAATACCGTTCATCCAGTTGCAAGAGTAACATTATTAGCGGAAATCAAGAAGTGCTACGAAATGTCAGCTGCAACAACATCCTAAATATAGAGGTGAGCAGCTCCTAAAATCTTATGTATATATGCGTTTGTTTTTCATGTACAGGCATGGACTCGATATTCGCAATGACGAGCCTCTGTGGGAAGTCCAGCATTTTCTCGTTGATGGAAGCAAAATGTCAGTTTGTCGTCTCGAATCTGAATGTATTTTGTTATTTCTGTTCCAAATAGCCACCAAAGGTTAATCCTGTTACAATCTCGGAGTTCTAGAAGAAATGCCAAGGATCATTGCGTAAAAGTGAAACCCAAGATAGCTTGgagaaactcggtttgttctcactgtctacgagattatgagggacatggacagagtggatagtcagaagctttttcccaggatggtagCGTCATttcctaggggacataggtttaaggtaggaGGTGCAAAGTTTAAAGGAAATTTACGAGGCacgctttttacgcagagggtggtgggagcctggaactcgctgcctggggaggtggtggaagcaaatgacttttaaggggcgtcttcacaaacacatggagaggatgggaatagagaaatATGGACCCGGGAAAGGTAGAGGGTTTTGGTTCAgaccggcagcatggtcggtacaggattggatggccgaagggcctgttcctgtgctgtaaatttctttgttctttgctccacTGGCGAAATGAATCGCTCAGGTAATTAATGGCTAAAAGACTTAGGGATTCGTCTATTGTCGGTGGCCGCAGTAAAGAAACTGAAATAATCAAGATATTTTATATTCCTTAAAACTCTGCATGGGATTACTGGAATTGAGAAGAGGAATGAGTCATAGATATATCATACTTTTCATTAATTtaccatcgctggttaggccagcatttactgtccatctctagttgctcttcagatggtggtggtgagttgccttcttgaaccgctgcagtccttgtggtataagtacacccacggtgctattagggagggagttccaggattttgccccagtgacagtgaaggaacagcgatacatttgcaagtcagggtggtgagtgacttggagggaaccaggtggtggggttcccaggtatatgctgctcttgtccttccaaatggtagtggtcgtgggtttgaaggTTCTGccgaaggaatcttggtgagttactgcagtgcatcatgtgaatggtacacacggctgccactgttcatcagtccTGGCGGCTGTGAATGTTTGTAGGAGGAACATCACGCGGTATGCTTTGTCCTCTATATTGTCGTGCTTCTTggaatgtttttggagctgcattcttccaggcaagtggagagtattccattacacacctgaattgtgctttgtagatggtggacgggATTGGAGGatgggtcaggaagtgagttactcgccgcgggattcctatcctctgacctgccctgatagccacaaTATCAATATGGCTAAtctggttcagtttctgatcaatggtaatcccaggatgttgattgtgcggGATTCGGGGATAGCAATTGTATGTCAAGCGGCGATGATTAGATCCTTTCTTGGAGAAGATTAtcattgccttgcacttgtgtggcacaaatgtaacttcccacttgtcagcccaatcctagatattgtccaggtcttgctgcatttggacactgactgcttcattatctgaggagtcgcgaatggtcctaaacattgtgcagtcaattggaaacatccccacttctgaactcATGATGGcagggaggtcactgatgaagcactgaagatggttgggcctaggacacaaccctgtggaactcctgtagtgatgtcctggagttgcgaTGATTGTCATCCAACCAGCACAACCATttatctttgtgccaggtatgctcCAACCAATGGTGATTTTCCCCTGAttaccattgactccagtttagctcgggctccttgatgccatactcagtcaaaggTTGCATTGACGTCATGGTCAGTGACTCAAACCTCAACTCTTACATTCAGCtcgtttgtccatgtttgaacaaaggctgtaatgaagtcaggagctgagtaatcCTAGAAGAACCCAAGCTAatcgtccgtgagcaggttattgctgagtaagtgctgcttgataataCTGTTGAGAAAACCATTTGCTCTTGATGGAGAGTAGACCGATAGGGCGGTAACTTGGTAGGTTGCATTTTTCCTGTATCTTttctacaggacacacctgggtaatttttcacattgccgggtagataccagtgttgtagcagTACTAGAACAGCTTAGGCCAGAACTGCGGCAAGTTTTGAAGCACAagtctattgccagaatattgtcaaggtccacgtggagtgaatcatattgactGAAGGTTGATATCCATGatcctggggacctccggaggagaacgagattgatcatccactcggcatttctggctgaagattgttgcgaatgcctcagccttgtcttttgcaagtATGTGCCGGACTCCACCATCAGTGATAGGTTGTTGCATTGTTCACCACCATtgacggctggatgtggcatgtTAGGTCTGATGCATTCATTGCATAATCATTTAGCCCTCTATTGCTTGCGCTTATGCTGTTTTGCACACAAGTAATCCTGTTTTGTAACCTCAACACGTTGACATCTCCTTTTTCGAAGTATGCCGAGTATGCCCGATGTTGCTCCTGGTATGCTCTCCTGCAGTCTTCATTGAACtagagttgatcccctggcttggtgataatggtagagtggggatatactgggccatgaggttgtaaattgtggttgagtacaattctgctgctgctgatggcccacagcgcctcatggaatcccagtcttgaattgctagatctgtttgaagtctatcccatttgctCGGTGGTAGTACcagacaacacgatggagggtatcctcaatgtaaagACGGGACTtggctccacaaggactgtgcggtggtcacctcTACCTATACTATCATGGACGAATGCATCTGCGGCagacagattggtgaggatgaggtcaagtaagtTTTTCCCTCTTGTAGCTTCTCTCACGATCTGCTGCGGTCCCAGTCTAGTGgcaatgtcctttaggacctggccagttGGGTCTGTGGTGGTCCCCCGCGCCAGCTTTGCTGACGGATAttggaggggaggcagtggtgtagtgttaTTGTGGCTGAACtactaattcagagacccagagtcatgttctggggactcgggttcaaatcccgccatggcagatggtgaaatatcaattcaataaaaaatcggTATTCGaagtctcaagggcaattagggattagcaataaatgctggtccagccagcgacgcccacattccatgaacgaataaattaGGACGCCCAACCACAGCATATCCTTTGCCACGCTCAGTGctttctccaagtggtgttcaacatggaggagtactgattcattagaTGATGCTGGCCAAatcatggtaatcagcaggaggtttccttgcccatgtttatccTGAAGTCATGAGAtttcatgggatccagagtcgATTTTGAGAAcgcccagggcaactccctcccgattgtataccactgtgcAGCATCTCTGCTGAGTTTGTCCTACcgctgagaaaggacatacccaggaatggtgatagtggtgtctcgaacattatctgtaaggtatgattctgtgagtatgactatgtcaggctgttgcttaacgaGTTGTGAGACAACTCTCCCAACATTGGCACAGGTCTCCAGGTGTAAAGATGACTTTGCAGGGTCCACACGGCTGGGTTTACCCTTGTTATTTCTGATTTGATGCCAGGTGGTTCGTCCCGTTTCATCCTTTTCTGTGTTTTCGTAGCGGTTAaaaacaactgagtggcttgctcagagggcatttaagagtcagctatATTATTCCATGATATTCTGCAGCAAGAAAGCTGTTAAAGCACTCAAGTCTTATGGACAAGATTGTCAGAAAAGATGGGATCAACTTAGGAACCTGCACCTTGAATCTGTACCTTTCTTCAATCAAAGCATGTCAGATTGATATCTTAGCCTAGCTACCCGCCTTGCTTCCATTGCCCTCAAGACAACTTTAAATATACCAATATTTGCATGGACAATTTCAATTGAGAATCCACATCAGCATTTCTGGGAGCTGGTCGCGATTTCCACTCACTTTGTGTGAAGGAGTGCGCACTGGTATCAGTGGAATGACCTGCCTGGAGTTTATTAGGTTACATCCCTTTCTTTTGGATTCTCACGCCAGAGAAAATAACATTCCTCCATCTAATCTTTGATAAATGTcttaaccatttaattgatatCACATCTTAATGGATAACTTACAAGTAAATGCAAAATCGATCTATACAATCAGTATTCATTTTTTATCCCATCCTTCATGTGGAAAGCCAATGCATAGAGTGGaaatctcattgcttgctccaaaaaacaactcaatttcaaattgaagccaattcagagtccccataagagagacataataagatccaagctgacaatgAACGCATTTCAAGTCATCTTGGGATTCATCTGACGTTTGATCTTAGCTAAAAGGTCGAGAAGTGATGCAAACAGTACTCATAACTTAACTATTTTCGACTCGGTATCATACTAGTGAATCTACAGGGAACCCACCCCAAAACTAAGATATACTTCCAGAAGTGTGCTGCGCTCAACTGAATGCAGTTCTCCAGACGGCTCCTCACCTAAGCTCCATGAAACCGTGACGCATCATCCACTACTTAGTATGTCAGCTCGTTTTagataaagaccaacattccaatGTGCTAAATGCTATTTTATAGCAGTACGCTAGTTTTTAGTTATGTCGCTACTTGCACCCTGAAATCTCTGTTCATTCATACTCCGTATTTTTTGCCGTTCTGAAAATATTCCGATGTTTCTTTTTACATTCGAAGTGGACAAACAAATATATGTGTTCATAAAACAATTTCAGGACTACCGTACCCTACAAGggaacctctgacagtgaagaCCCCCAAAGTACTGCACTGGAGCGTTAGCCTTGAGCTTGTTCTTAAGTCCTGCAGTCGAACATGAAGCAGTAATACAGTAAATACAAAGCGATAATACGGCCAACTGAGCCACGGTTGACCTCCTATTTTCTAACACTGAGGTCAGTCGCCGTATTTTGTCCACGCTTTAACCTCACAATGTGCCTTGAAATTGCTGTTCCCACACGCACTATTTTCTGTGCCACATCACTTGTGTTCATAGAGAGTACTGAGAGAAGATGAAAGATGCTAGGCCATCACtgacagaggggtcaattattgtGAAACTATGTTGGATGGATGTCGTATTGTCATGTACATTCATTTCCATTTTGGCGAATTTTTCAGTACCCTTTTGCATCATAAAAATGTACCTTCCCGTAAGCTAGTTGTATTTTGTAAAAGTGATATATAAGTTCagaaagaaacagaaaaataGGTTTTAAATCAAAAAGTGCAAAAGCATTTCATTTAAAAttggcagcacggtcgcacagtggttagaacagttgcttcacagctccagggccccaggttcgattacccgcttcggctgctgtctgtgtggagtctgcacgttctccccgtgtctgcgagggtttcctccaggtgctccggtttcctcctacagtccaaagatgtgcagattgggtggactgATCatatatattgcccttagtgcccaaaaaggttaggttgcattatgggttagggtggaggcgttggctgacgtagggtgcactttccaagagccggtgataactcgatgggccgaatggcctccttctgcactgtaaattctacgattctaaacTCTTAAATCAGGAATAGATTAATGTGttcgttttaaaaaaaataattttcattcaagttttttaataagaATAACAATAAAATTTTTTAACAAATTTCccccccgcaatttaaaacaaacaaggcgtgtttccacaccaaaacaagaaaagaactcacgcccccaaaataaatactaacaaatagcaatacaagaaagaagaaaataacataacaaacccaccacCGCAAAAACAaatcccccaaccatccccaaacccagacccccctccccctcccccctccccccattgctgCCGAGAGCGACCACTCACTACCcgttcgccaggaaatcgagaaagggctgccaccaccgaaagaacccctgtaccgaccccatcAGGGCAAATTTCAGCCTcttcaacttgatgaacccagccatgtcgttgacccaggtctccgaactcgggggtcgcgtatccctccactgtaacagaatcctgcatcGGGCTACTAgaaacgcaaaggccagaatgcctctctctcgcctcctgcactcccggctccgaagttACACCAAAGATcgtgagcccccagcctggcctgaccctagacccaaccacttcttttattttttttcatttattttaaaatctagattagccaattattttttccaaataaggggcaatttagcgtggccaatccacctactctgcacatttttgggttgtgggggcgaaacccatgcagacacggggagaatgtgcaaactccacacggacagtgacccagagccgggatcgaacctgggacctcagcgccgtgagggggttgtgctaaccactaggccaccgtgctgccctgacccaACCACTTCtaacaaaatccccgccaccccctaccaaaacccctccagagcagGACATGCCCGGTGGTTTGCCGGGCCTCgcaaacacctcccacacctgtcttccccgccgaaaaactggctcatccttgcccctgtcatgtgagccttgtgcagcaccttcagctgaattaggctgagccgtgcataagaggaggaagaattcaccctctccagggcgtccgaccacctcccatcctcaatctcttcccctagctcttcctcccattttgctttgagctcatctactgaggcctcctcctcctcctgcatcagttggtagatagcagagatcccttccccgacccacgtccccgaaagcactctgtcctgcaccccccccccccccttggcgacTGCCgtggaaactcctccacctgcctcttaacaaattccctgacctgcatatacctaaaagcgttcccagggggaggttccacttccccaccagctcctccagagtcgcgaacttcccatccaagaagaggtccccaaactgtctgatgcctgccctgtgccagctcccaaatcccccacccgttctccctggtgcaaaacggtgattgccccggaTCAGGgcacaaactgaggccttcagtgtcgccagattttgagggacgcaaccaccaccggactcatggaGTACTTtgctggggggagtggaagtggggccgtcactaagcctccagactcgtacctgcacaggacgctacctccagtctcttccaagtgtcaccctccccttccgtcacccacctgcgaatcatcgccacgttcgccgcccaataatatccacacaggttgggcagcgccaggccccctacctcccttccacACAAaacccagaatcgacttattcacccttctgaaaaaagccttcgggattaatatggggaggcactggaaaagaaataaaaacctcgggagcaccgtcattttaactgactggaccctgcccgccaacgagagcggcagctcATCCCACCtcatgaactcctcctccatctgccacaCCATccgcgaaaagttaagcctatacATAGCCctccaggtcctagccacgtggaccccaaggtacctaaagctcccctcagccctcctcaacgggagttcccctatctccctctcctgactccccgGGTGCAGGAcgaacagctcacttttccccacattgagcttatatcccgaaaagtcccaaactcctcaagtatcctcagcacctctggcatcccctcagccgggtccgcgacatacagcagatgaccatctgcatacagcgataaccggtgctccaccctcccccccccccccccccccccacccgcacaatcgccctccaactcttcgagtccctcagcgccatggccaggggctcaattgctaatgcgaagagcaggggagacaaggaggggcacccctgcctcatccctctggaaagccgaaagtcctctgacctcctcccattcgtcaccacactcgccaccggggagctgtacagcaacctcatccAGCTAATgaccccctcaccaaacccaaacctccgcaacacctcccacaggtaactccactccaccctatcaaaagctttctccgcatccatggacgccaccatttctgactccccagccaccggcgccacCATCGTAACATTCAGGAGACTCTACAcattggcattcaattgtctcccctttaaaaaccccgtttggtcctcagaaatcaccgtcgggaccacatcctccaccctcgtggacagcacctttgccaacaacttgacatctacgttaaggagcgagatcagcctataagacccacactgaagggtgTCCTTGttccgcttcaggagcaaagagataattgccctggacatcgtcgggagcagagcccccccccccccccctcctccctggcctcattcagggtcccagcaaatctgaaaatttcctgtaaaattccaccgggaacccgtcaggccccggcgctttccctgtctgcatgcttcccaacgcctccaccagctcctccaactcaattggggcccccaaaccctccacccgctcgtcccctactcttgggaactccagcttatccaaaaagcagtccatcccgcctgcttccccgggggctaccgcccggtacagcccctcataaaaggatctgaacaccccgttgatgtcctttccaccccgcactaagttcccacctgcatccgtggctcccccaatttctctagctgcctctcgcttccggagctggtgagccaacatctggcttgccttctccccatactcatacaccaccccctgtgccctcctccactgcgcctccgccttacgggtggttaaaatgtcaaactccgcctggagactgcgccgctccctaagaagcccctcctccggggtgtctgcagatctcctatccaccctgaccatctcctccaccagcctctccctctcgaccctctacccctctccctgtgcgcccgaatagatatcagttCCCCTCTAACTACAGCCTTTTGCGcttcccaacctgcacctccccgttgtcattggtttccagatacccctctatacccctacggatacgcccgcacacttcctcctctaccaaaagcccacatccaacctccacagcgggcgctgatccttcccctccctcagctccaggtccaccaaatgtggagcatgatcagaaatggctgttGCCGAATagtccgcccccaccactctcgggatcagcgcattgctaagcacgaaaaagtcaatccgggagtacgccttctgaacatgggagaaaaaggagaactccctaccccccggcttcaaaaacctccaagggtccaccccttcccatctgatccatgaaccccctcagcaccgaggccgctgccggcctcctgcccatcctagacttcgagcggtccagagccggatccagcaccgttttaaagtccccacccagaatcaatccccctgtcttcaggtccgggatcaggcccagcatatgccgcatgaaacccgcatcatcccagttgggggtataaacattaaccaagaccacccgctccccctgaagtctcccactcaccatcacatatcgacctgcactatccACCACCACTTTGGGCtcgacgaacgacaggctcttacccaccaaaattgccaccctacggttctttgcatcaagccccgagtgaaacacctgtcccacccaacattttcttagcctcacctgatccttaaccttgaggtgcatctcctggagcatagccacatccgctcccagcccccttaagtgagccaagacccgggatcgcttcaccggaccattcagccccctcacgttccatgtgaccaaccgaacccgaggggccGTCCCCTTCCGTCTACGCCGATCCGCtatagcccttcctcaacccaccacatgcccagggaaccccccaagcccgctccccaaGGTGACAAagccccctcccaaccctcccttcaccatccattccctcacagtccccgcagcaacaacctggcactgcctccctctcccccccaaacgtCCCCAAcgtcccccaagctagggccgcCCTGgctgcgttacccccaacattatgcttccgtgtgtcagctgacttctgctgaccctggctactcccgccataaccacgaccgcccgcccccccccccccccccccccccccggtgcaataCAGCCACCAATCCGTCCCTACCAGCACCGGCCAggcccccaattcctccggcgcgggatgaaagcccgcgcttccaacctgAGCCCTGCccctcgacccaacacgcgggaaaaagacggacacatgacccatcggtaCCCCAAACTACTCTCCAACCCACCAGTGAAAAAAGCAAAACAagcaccacaataaataaccaacagccccaaagaaaccccAAAAGAACCCTAATAACCAAAACTAAAATAGCGAAAACAGTGAATACAAACAGGAAataaccatcagcaaacacagcctatGTAGGCAAAAGGATacctaagagggcaaag encodes:
- the LOC119965489 gene encoding protocadherin beta-8-like isoform X2; translated protein: MRYFHEGSYINWNELSNRVVALKQLGCFVLEMRYYKGHWLIKWSLLYCAFSFWDSISCQIRYSIPEELQLGAFVGNIADDLGLNVKELSTRIFRIVPGPRKQHFDLNLNNGELLLKEYIDREELCGSSTTCVINLETVIENPFSLYDVEVEILDVNDNAPAFPKKQFRFEISEATSPGTRYALQRAHDPDVGTNSLQSYQLDANEYFALNVESRNGNEDMPVLVLKGSLDREKTSSHRLVLIAKDGGVPERSGSAQIIISVKDANDNTPVFSRPVYNISLLEDAPKGALVIKLNATDLDHGLNGEILYSFSNHASGRVRELFGLDSKTGEIRVRGDLNNEEKSVFEINVQATDRGLSGIPAYCHVLVHVVDVNDNAPEVTVATLFSPVPENSVPGTVVALISATDKDSGENGRVECQVTEDLPFQLDSSSKKYLTLRTKQMLDRENVSRYEVRVLCSDSGSPPLTSEKVILVEVSDINDNAPRFSQPLYTAYVTENNVIGASIFSVTAFDPDLNRNSRLNYSIQPTQVQGESVFNYVHIQSETGTIFSQKSFDYERLKHFQFEVHVTDTGVPSLSSTVSAEVVILDQNDNAPVIVHPLPDYGTTITETVSRFAEPGYLVAKVSATDADSGQNAHLSYQILQTTDPGLFTISPDTGEIWTIRGIMSKDVLKHRLVIAAKDSGSPPLSATMTIILSLTDGGAEMLSEVSSLAEGSGPVGDISYFLVISLGITSSIFLVVLIVLALTLHKNRNMLGARNGYASACCCLETRNSMNGIQKASRNLGIVPNYVEVFGGDPLSQSFRYDTCSSSGTAQRDAMFSNKYRSSSCKSNIISGNQEVLRNVSCNNILNIEVKQPNADWHFAQTHRAELNSAQYLEEEGVQREIQREVQREVQCDVQREVPRDVQCDVPHNIQREVQRDVQCDMQRVVEKDPGGPRKPMCARPVAIPAGRDGWTLPRTAPRMQLQMTLGAHVPGTLRSQYLIPRELHTSGARISNSSVEFSAPLIGSLHGPMAANQTRDHRGISSPGSRRPELDPQARGEIPCSPTGQRLSTQRLHSRDHDHALREVNY